A stretch of Anoplolepis gracilipes chromosome 12, ASM4749672v1, whole genome shotgun sequence DNA encodes these proteins:
- the Cog7 gene encoding conserved oligomeric Golgi complex subunit 7 produces MDISAFSEDSFDVKEWINRTFKSAEAQENKDAFVSSLVMKLQLYVQQVNGALEETSQSVLSSLPRILRDTQLLQQETLALREKMVAVKQEIAKVEKDTASSMAMLEKIDRIKTELQTAKQGLHEADNWTVLANDMEEVFESGDIEAISNKLFSMQKSLAMLANVVDYEDKKLQLEGLKNRLEAIASPRLVQAFTAANLEQSKTYVDIFSKMERLPQLLKYYHNCLKVSLGQEWRRTIELAQDENVTYWLHTYYDKLLSSWHEQVKWCHQVFPNTSIDILIEVYADLLKSLDPGIPECIESVLKQNSNAVQLSILLELKQMTRHFAVNLSGAIETSLRGKLQNGKLLLLAQAIYAPYVPYVAKYKTFETAQLEQQLQFLDRSHDDLSDIINSLSLSISRIMGYANEANKRCKLFTEGCGYPGLLQSLNIYFNKYLEKYQQGLRQLERKKVKHEDWSLFQMCLTLMQTIGDLLQQVQQFEKSLVIDITEANNKLQSTNDSVFCQYKKLLLTSTGCADLENLVTSFQKEDKTILDSIIKSIQKLCSDLHHTTYEVIFAPIFSQLLLVQKAPAWSLDANKMSNLSSDLPDYSFAPQEYITQVGQYLMTLPQHLEPFLLRDNPSLTQALKAADPQYAQGSTESGFTGILLDIVARGTCQMFQDQTLGICQLNSVACKQLATDIDYLGNVLEELGLCLSENLQHMSLLLRLAPEDYQNGSSGCNARVVAAVRQMRNITSSG; encoded by the exons aTG GATATCTCCGCGTTCTCCGAGGACAGTTTCGACGTGAAGGAATGGATCAACCGGACCTTCAAGTCTGCCGAGGCGCAGGAGAACAAGGAC GCTTTTGTTTCATCACTAGTGATGAAGTTACAATTATATGTGCAACAAGTTAATGGTGCCTTAGAAGAAACCAGTCAATCAGTTCTCTCCAGTTTACCAAGAATTTTAAGAGACACTCAACTCCTGCAACAGGAAACATTAGCCCTACGAGAGAAAATGGTTGCTGTCAAGCAAGAGATTGCCAAG gttGAGAAAGATACAGCTTCTTCTATGGCAATGCTGGAAAAGATTGACAGGATAAAAACTGAACTACAAACTGCTAAACAAGGATTACACGAGGCCGATAATTGGACAGTATTAGCAAACGATATGGAAGAG GTCTTTGAATCTGGTGATATAGAAgctatatctaataaattgtttagCATGCAAAAATCTTTAGCTATGCTAGCGAATGTTGTCGATTACGAAGATAAAAAGCTGCAGTTGGAAGGCTTGAAAAATCGTCTCGAGGCGATAGCCAGTCCACGATTAGTCCAAGCCTTTACCGCTGCCAATTTAG AACAATCAAAAACTTACGTGGACATTTTTAGCAAGATGGAACGTCTGCCTCAGCTTCTCAAATATTATCACAACTGCTTAAAGGTCTCTTTAGGGCAAGAATGGAGACGAACTATTGAGCTAGCGCAGGACGAGAATGTTACTTATTGGTTGCATACATACTATGATAAGTTACTATCTTCTTGGCACGAACAg GTGAAATGGTGCCACCAAGTATTTCCCAATACTTCGATAGATATTCTCATCGAGGTTTACGCTGACCTTTTGAAGAGTCTCGATCCTGGTATTCCAGAATGTATAGAATCAGTTCTGAAACAAAATTCTAACGCGGTGCAATTGTCCATATTACTTGAATTGAAACAAATGACGAGACATTTTGCTGTAAATCTGAGTGGCGCTATCGAAACATCGCTTCGtggaaaattgcaaaatggaaAGTTACTGTTGCTAGCGCAAGCTATATATGCGCCTTATGTTCCTTACGTTGCAAAGTATAAGACGTTTGAAACCGCGCAGCTGGAACAACAGCTCCAATTCTTGGATCGTTCACACGACGACTTAAGTGACATcattaattctctttctctcagcATATCGAGGATTATGGGCTATGCCAATGAAGCCAATAAGCGCTGTAAGCTCTTTACAGAAGGTTGTGGATATCCGGGTCTGCTGCAATCATTAAAC atttattttaacaaataccTGGAGAAATATCAGCAAGGTCTGAGACAACTCGAACGGAAGAAGGTCAAACATGAAGACTGGAGCTTATTTCAAATGTGTCTTACTTTGATGCAAACTAtag GCGATCTCTTGCAACAAGTACAACAATTTGAAAAGTCGCTCGTAATCGACATTACAGAAGCTAACAACAAATTGCAGAGTACGAACGATAGCGTTTTCTGTCAGTAtaaaaagttacttttaaCTTCAACAGGATGTGCTGATCTAGAAAATCTTGTTACATCTTTCCAGAAAG AGGACAAGACAATTCTCGATtcgattataaaatctattcaGAAACTCTGCTCTGATTTACATCACACGACATACGAAGTCATCTTTGCTCCAATATTCTCTCAACTGTTGTTAGTGCAAAAAGCACCGGCCTGGTCGTTGGATGCAAACAAAATGTCCAATCTAAGTTCGGATCTGCCCGATTACAGTTTTGCACCTCAAGAATATATAACACAGGTCGGACAATATTTAATGACGTTACCGCAGCACTTGGAACCGTTTTTATTGAGAGACAATCCGAGTCTAACGCAAGCGTTAAAGGCAGCCGATCCGCAATACGCTCAAGGATCGACCGAATCAGGTTTTACCGGTATACTCTTGGACATTGTCGCTCGAGGAACGTGCCAGATGTTTCAGGATCAAACCTTGGGCATTTGTCAATTGAATTCTGTTGCTTGCAAACAACTCGCAACTGACATCG ACTACCTCGGCAACGTATTGGAGGAGCTTGGTCTGTGTTTATCGGAGAATCTTCAACACATGTCCTTATTACTAAGATTAGCTCCGGAGGATTATCAAAATGGCAGTTCTGGATGCAATGCCCGTGTCGTGGCCGCAGTCAGACAAATGCGTAATATTACATCTTCCGGCTGA
- the LOC140671953 gene encoding uncharacterized protein isoform X2 — protein METRKDHRSTSIEIFEKNGPRSDELSIALIHRAGISDLLARQTMAWCRYWLQSFPIRMTLNNVGLLTVLLAIVSPRSLIYRLVYPIFRLVFGTLYPAYASYKAVRTKNVKEYVKWMMYWIVFALFTCAETFTDVFFSFWFPFYYEIKIILVLWLLSPATKGSSILYRRFVHPALIRREAEIDEAIARATEQGYTAVLHLGTKGVNYATTVLMQTAIKGGGGLVQQLRKSYSLSDLTGEKEDENRNTPDARDETDMEEPRRREHVGRRGYSPRRTQSSSNAASRVDMYFSEVDVDVRQPRPREPIASLTNIRSSDDISSGYSSGEALQSQRIISQGDSLVRTSSVGARTRVKPRSTTKKTPEDRGEDLHRIDLPSPENISLPSSLNVLTPEQAVELLRLFSQNKKSKDCPMLESIVTCIDESTNENRSAIKIEDSELSSTESSGEFVDTNSAQVDLQTVQTIEIENISMEKLSIPAMAENTDKINVDNSIKELDFQQDESQMQIKYTDEDSRGDQVNSFQNPDIGADIEQTTSEICQQKFNELKELLDDAHKIATSIMSSQEKLNTIDKGKEHDVNVSEMKVDDSPSKNYDTTIQRSVTPISSSYILDDDNRAGKYHKKPAPKAPLDTEAIINNEDESQNALKATLVIKTGTLRTVSNADTTKDIFLAHTTDLKKRKKKSNRLRAKESFSKLLTIPKNIFHNAFHKEQSETSSKEDDSSSTFSETSESASRSGSIGSQVCVDASAKLSTSKQEIDVEEISLKPERDNTKSFQKDDNPSAEKSLIVPLNETDLNEIKTNKTKDDVRNMENFENDKKNIGSKSNLEIRHREISQSLPHSSKSEIVTDIN, from the exons ATGGAAACGAGAAAAGACCATCGATCGACGTCGATAGAAATCTTCGAGAAGAACGGACCACGATCGGATGAATTGTCAATCGCGCTGATTCATAGGGCGGGAATCAGTGATCTTTTGGCGAGACAGACGATGGCCTGGTGTCGCTATTGGCTCCAATCTTTTCCCATAAGAATGACGTTGAACAACGTCGGATTGTTGACAGTGCTCCTCGCAATAGTGTCGCCGCGATCCCTAATTTACAGGCTCGTTTATCCTATTTTCAGATTGGTTTTCGGCACCCTCTACCCAGCGTACGCTTCCTACAAGGCAGTGCGCACGAAGAATGTCAAAGAATAC GTCAAATGGATGATGTACTGGATCGTGTTCGCGCTATTCACGTGCGCGGAAACATTTACCGACGTCTTCTTTAGTTTTTG GTTTCCATTTTACTATGAGATTAAAATCATCTTGGTACTATGGCTGCTGAGCCCGGCTACTAAGGGCTCCAGTATCCTTTATCGACGCTTCGTACATCCCGCACTAATCCGTCGTGAGGCTGAGATCGACGAAGCCATAGCACGCGCGACTGAGCAAGGTTACACAGCGGTATTGCATCTTGGTACCAAGGGCGTAAACTATGCCACCACGGTTCTCATGCAGACCGCCATCAAG GGTGGCGGCGGACTGGTACAACAATTGAGAAAAAGTTACAGCCTCAGTGATCTAACTGGCGAAAAGGAGGACGAAAATAGAAACACACCAGATGCGCGTGACGAGACAGACATGGAAG AACCTCGTCGAAGAGAGCACGTCGGCAGAAGAGGCTACAGTCCTCGCAGAACCCAGTCTAGTAGCAACGCAGCGTCTCGAGTAGACATGTATTTTTCTGAAGTGGATGTCGACGTTCGACAACCAAGGCCTAGGGAACCCATAGCTAGTTTAAC AAATATAAGGTCTTCGGACGACATATCTAGCGGTTACAGTAGCGGTGAGGCACTGCAGTCTCAGCGCATTATTTCTCAGGGTGACTCTTTAGTAAGAACGTCGAGCGTCGGCGCGAGAACGCGCGTGAAGCCTCGTTCCACCACGAAAAAGACTCCAGAA GACAGAGGCGAGGATTTGCATCGCATCGATCTTCCATCTCCTGAAAATATCTCCCTTCCATCGTCCCTGAATGTCCTCACTCCTGAACAAGCTGTCGAGCTTCTGCGATTGTTTTCTCAGAATAAGAAATCAAAAGATTGTCCGATGCTTGAATCTATCGTGACTTGTATAGATGAATCTACGAATGAAAATCGATCCGcgataaaaatagaagacAGCGAATTATCGTCAACAGAGTCGAGTGGTGAATTTGTAGACACAAACTCGGCTCAAGTAGACTTACAAACAGTGCAAACTATAGAAATCGAGAATATTTCAATGGAAAAGCTATCAATACCTGCAATGGCAGAAAacacagataaaataaatgtcgaTAACTCAATAAAAGAACTTGATTTTCAACAAGATGAGTCtcaaatgcaaattaaatataccgATGAAGATTCAAGAGGCGATCAGGTAAACTCTTTCCAAAACCCTGATATTGGTGCTGATATCGAACAAACAACTAGCGAAATATGTCAACAAAAATTCAATGAGCTGAAGGAATTGTTAGACGATGCGCATAAAATTGCGACCAGCATCATGTCTTCCCAAGAAAAGTTAAATACGATCGACAAAGGTAAGGAACATGACGTAAATGTATCAGAAATGAAAGTTGATGATTCTCCGAGCAAAAATTACGATACTACGATTCAGCGTTCTGTTACACCGATTTCATCCAGTTACATTCTTGACGACGATAATCGTGCAGggaaatatcataaaaaaccCGCTCCGAAAGCTCCATTAGATACCgaagcaataataaataatgaagacGAGTCTCAAAACGCTTTGAAGGCTACTTTGGTCATTAAAACTGGAACGTTAAGAACCGTTTCAAATGCGGATACTACGAAAGATATTTTCTTGGCGCATACGACGGacttgaaaaagagaaagaagaaatccAATAGATTACGCGCTAAGGAGAGTTTTTCCAAATTATTAACGATCCCGAAGAACATCTTTCACAACGCTTTCCATAAGGAGCAAAGCGAAACTTCTTCCAAGGAGGATGATTCCAGCTCCACGTTTTCCGAGACCAGCGAATCAGCATCGAGATCGGGTAGTATTGGGTCCCAGGTGTGCGTGGACGCATCCGCAAAATTATCAACTTCGAAACAGGAAATAGATGTGGAAGAGATTTCACTGAAACCAGAGCGTGATAATACTAAAAGTTTCCAAAAAGATGATAATCCTTCTGCTGAAAAGTCTCTTATCGTACCATTGAATGAAACAGATctcaatgaaattaaaactaataagaCTAAAGACGATGTAAGAAATATGGAGAActttgaaaatgataaaaagaatattggaAGTAAATCCAATTTGGAGATTCGTCACAGAGAGATATCACAGTCATTGCCTCACAGTAGCAAATCAGAGATTGTcactgatattaattaa
- the LOC140671953 gene encoding uncharacterized protein isoform X1, with protein sequence METRKDHRSTSIEIFEKNGPRSDELSIALIHRAGISDLLARQTMAWCRYWLQSFPIRMTLNNVGLLTVLLAIVSPRSLIYRLVYPIFRLVFGTLYPAYASYKAVRTKNVKEYVKWMMYWIVFALFTCAETFTDVFFSFWFPFYYEIKIILVLWLLSPATKGSSILYRRFVHPALIRREAEIDEAIARATEQGYTAVLHLGTKGVNYATTVLMQTAIKGGGGLVQQLRKSYSLSDLTGEKEDENRNTPDARDETDMEVEPRRREHVGRRGYSPRRTQSSSNAASRVDMYFSEVDVDVRQPRPREPIASLTNIRSSDDISSGYSSGEALQSQRIISQGDSLVRTSSVGARTRVKPRSTTKKTPEDRGEDLHRIDLPSPENISLPSSLNVLTPEQAVELLRLFSQNKKSKDCPMLESIVTCIDESTNENRSAIKIEDSELSSTESSGEFVDTNSAQVDLQTVQTIEIENISMEKLSIPAMAENTDKINVDNSIKELDFQQDESQMQIKYTDEDSRGDQVNSFQNPDIGADIEQTTSEICQQKFNELKELLDDAHKIATSIMSSQEKLNTIDKGKEHDVNVSEMKVDDSPSKNYDTTIQRSVTPISSSYILDDDNRAGKYHKKPAPKAPLDTEAIINNEDESQNALKATLVIKTGTLRTVSNADTTKDIFLAHTTDLKKRKKKSNRLRAKESFSKLLTIPKNIFHNAFHKEQSETSSKEDDSSSTFSETSESASRSGSIGSQVCVDASAKLSTSKQEIDVEEISLKPERDNTKSFQKDDNPSAEKSLIVPLNETDLNEIKTNKTKDDVRNMENFENDKKNIGSKSNLEIRHREISQSLPHSSKSEIVTDIN encoded by the exons ATGGAAACGAGAAAAGACCATCGATCGACGTCGATAGAAATCTTCGAGAAGAACGGACCACGATCGGATGAATTGTCAATCGCGCTGATTCATAGGGCGGGAATCAGTGATCTTTTGGCGAGACAGACGATGGCCTGGTGTCGCTATTGGCTCCAATCTTTTCCCATAAGAATGACGTTGAACAACGTCGGATTGTTGACAGTGCTCCTCGCAATAGTGTCGCCGCGATCCCTAATTTACAGGCTCGTTTATCCTATTTTCAGATTGGTTTTCGGCACCCTCTACCCAGCGTACGCTTCCTACAAGGCAGTGCGCACGAAGAATGTCAAAGAATAC GTCAAATGGATGATGTACTGGATCGTGTTCGCGCTATTCACGTGCGCGGAAACATTTACCGACGTCTTCTTTAGTTTTTG GTTTCCATTTTACTATGAGATTAAAATCATCTTGGTACTATGGCTGCTGAGCCCGGCTACTAAGGGCTCCAGTATCCTTTATCGACGCTTCGTACATCCCGCACTAATCCGTCGTGAGGCTGAGATCGACGAAGCCATAGCACGCGCGACTGAGCAAGGTTACACAGCGGTATTGCATCTTGGTACCAAGGGCGTAAACTATGCCACCACGGTTCTCATGCAGACCGCCATCAAG GGTGGCGGCGGACTGGTACAACAATTGAGAAAAAGTTACAGCCTCAGTGATCTAACTGGCGAAAAGGAGGACGAAAATAGAAACACACCAGATGCGCGTGACGAGACAGACATGGAAG TAGAACCTCGTCGAAGAGAGCACGTCGGCAGAAGAGGCTACAGTCCTCGCAGAACCCAGTCTAGTAGCAACGCAGCGTCTCGAGTAGACATGTATTTTTCTGAAGTGGATGTCGACGTTCGACAACCAAGGCCTAGGGAACCCATAGCTAGTTTAAC AAATATAAGGTCTTCGGACGACATATCTAGCGGTTACAGTAGCGGTGAGGCACTGCAGTCTCAGCGCATTATTTCTCAGGGTGACTCTTTAGTAAGAACGTCGAGCGTCGGCGCGAGAACGCGCGTGAAGCCTCGTTCCACCACGAAAAAGACTCCAGAA GACAGAGGCGAGGATTTGCATCGCATCGATCTTCCATCTCCTGAAAATATCTCCCTTCCATCGTCCCTGAATGTCCTCACTCCTGAACAAGCTGTCGAGCTTCTGCGATTGTTTTCTCAGAATAAGAAATCAAAAGATTGTCCGATGCTTGAATCTATCGTGACTTGTATAGATGAATCTACGAATGAAAATCGATCCGcgataaaaatagaagacAGCGAATTATCGTCAACAGAGTCGAGTGGTGAATTTGTAGACACAAACTCGGCTCAAGTAGACTTACAAACAGTGCAAACTATAGAAATCGAGAATATTTCAATGGAAAAGCTATCAATACCTGCAATGGCAGAAAacacagataaaataaatgtcgaTAACTCAATAAAAGAACTTGATTTTCAACAAGATGAGTCtcaaatgcaaattaaatataccgATGAAGATTCAAGAGGCGATCAGGTAAACTCTTTCCAAAACCCTGATATTGGTGCTGATATCGAACAAACAACTAGCGAAATATGTCAACAAAAATTCAATGAGCTGAAGGAATTGTTAGACGATGCGCATAAAATTGCGACCAGCATCATGTCTTCCCAAGAAAAGTTAAATACGATCGACAAAGGTAAGGAACATGACGTAAATGTATCAGAAATGAAAGTTGATGATTCTCCGAGCAAAAATTACGATACTACGATTCAGCGTTCTGTTACACCGATTTCATCCAGTTACATTCTTGACGACGATAATCGTGCAGggaaatatcataaaaaaccCGCTCCGAAAGCTCCATTAGATACCgaagcaataataaataatgaagacGAGTCTCAAAACGCTTTGAAGGCTACTTTGGTCATTAAAACTGGAACGTTAAGAACCGTTTCAAATGCGGATACTACGAAAGATATTTTCTTGGCGCATACGACGGacttgaaaaagagaaagaagaaatccAATAGATTACGCGCTAAGGAGAGTTTTTCCAAATTATTAACGATCCCGAAGAACATCTTTCACAACGCTTTCCATAAGGAGCAAAGCGAAACTTCTTCCAAGGAGGATGATTCCAGCTCCACGTTTTCCGAGACCAGCGAATCAGCATCGAGATCGGGTAGTATTGGGTCCCAGGTGTGCGTGGACGCATCCGCAAAATTATCAACTTCGAAACAGGAAATAGATGTGGAAGAGATTTCACTGAAACCAGAGCGTGATAATACTAAAAGTTTCCAAAAAGATGATAATCCTTCTGCTGAAAAGTCTCTTATCGTACCATTGAATGAAACAGATctcaatgaaattaaaactaataagaCTAAAGACGATGTAAGAAATATGGAGAActttgaaaatgataaaaagaatattggaAGTAAATCCAATTTGGAGATTCGTCACAGAGAGATATCACAGTCATTGCCTCACAGTAGCAAATCAGAGATTGTcactgatattaattaa
- the LOC140671953 gene encoding uncharacterized protein isoform X3, producing MISSIVSRLVILVFGTLYPAYASYKAVRTKNVKEYVKWMMYWIVFALFTCAETFTDVFFSFWFPFYYEIKIILVLWLLSPATKGSSILYRRFVHPALIRREAEIDEAIARATEQGYTAVLHLGTKGVNYATTVLMQTAIKGGGGLVQQLRKSYSLSDLTGEKEDENRNTPDARDETDMEVEPRRREHVGRRGYSPRRTQSSSNAASRVDMYFSEVDVDVRQPRPREPIASLTNIRSSDDISSGYSSGEALQSQRIISQGDSLVRTSSVGARTRVKPRSTTKKTPEDRGEDLHRIDLPSPENISLPSSLNVLTPEQAVELLRLFSQNKKSKDCPMLESIVTCIDESTNENRSAIKIEDSELSSTESSGEFVDTNSAQVDLQTVQTIEIENISMEKLSIPAMAENTDKINVDNSIKELDFQQDESQMQIKYTDEDSRGDQVNSFQNPDIGADIEQTTSEICQQKFNELKELLDDAHKIATSIMSSQEKLNTIDKGKEHDVNVSEMKVDDSPSKNYDTTIQRSVTPISSSYILDDDNRAGKYHKKPAPKAPLDTEAIINNEDESQNALKATLVIKTGTLRTVSNADTTKDIFLAHTTDLKKRKKKSNRLRAKESFSKLLTIPKNIFHNAFHKEQSETSSKEDDSSSTFSETSESASRSGSIGSQVCVDASAKLSTSKQEIDVEEISLKPERDNTKSFQKDDNPSAEKSLIVPLNETDLNEIKTNKTKDDVRNMENFENDKKNIGSKSNLEIRHREISQSLPHSSKSEIVTDIN from the exons ATGATATCGTCTATCGTCTCGCGTCTCGTTAT ATTGGTTTTCGGCACCCTCTACCCAGCGTACGCTTCCTACAAGGCAGTGCGCACGAAGAATGTCAAAGAATAC GTCAAATGGATGATGTACTGGATCGTGTTCGCGCTATTCACGTGCGCGGAAACATTTACCGACGTCTTCTTTAGTTTTTG GTTTCCATTTTACTATGAGATTAAAATCATCTTGGTACTATGGCTGCTGAGCCCGGCTACTAAGGGCTCCAGTATCCTTTATCGACGCTTCGTACATCCCGCACTAATCCGTCGTGAGGCTGAGATCGACGAAGCCATAGCACGCGCGACTGAGCAAGGTTACACAGCGGTATTGCATCTTGGTACCAAGGGCGTAAACTATGCCACCACGGTTCTCATGCAGACCGCCATCAAG GGTGGCGGCGGACTGGTACAACAATTGAGAAAAAGTTACAGCCTCAGTGATCTAACTGGCGAAAAGGAGGACGAAAATAGAAACACACCAGATGCGCGTGACGAGACAGACATGGAAG TAGAACCTCGTCGAAGAGAGCACGTCGGCAGAAGAGGCTACAGTCCTCGCAGAACCCAGTCTAGTAGCAACGCAGCGTCTCGAGTAGACATGTATTTTTCTGAAGTGGATGTCGACGTTCGACAACCAAGGCCTAGGGAACCCATAGCTAGTTTAAC AAATATAAGGTCTTCGGACGACATATCTAGCGGTTACAGTAGCGGTGAGGCACTGCAGTCTCAGCGCATTATTTCTCAGGGTGACTCTTTAGTAAGAACGTCGAGCGTCGGCGCGAGAACGCGCGTGAAGCCTCGTTCCACCACGAAAAAGACTCCAGAA GACAGAGGCGAGGATTTGCATCGCATCGATCTTCCATCTCCTGAAAATATCTCCCTTCCATCGTCCCTGAATGTCCTCACTCCTGAACAAGCTGTCGAGCTTCTGCGATTGTTTTCTCAGAATAAGAAATCAAAAGATTGTCCGATGCTTGAATCTATCGTGACTTGTATAGATGAATCTACGAATGAAAATCGATCCGcgataaaaatagaagacAGCGAATTATCGTCAACAGAGTCGAGTGGTGAATTTGTAGACACAAACTCGGCTCAAGTAGACTTACAAACAGTGCAAACTATAGAAATCGAGAATATTTCAATGGAAAAGCTATCAATACCTGCAATGGCAGAAAacacagataaaataaatgtcgaTAACTCAATAAAAGAACTTGATTTTCAACAAGATGAGTCtcaaatgcaaattaaatataccgATGAAGATTCAAGAGGCGATCAGGTAAACTCTTTCCAAAACCCTGATATTGGTGCTGATATCGAACAAACAACTAGCGAAATATGTCAACAAAAATTCAATGAGCTGAAGGAATTGTTAGACGATGCGCATAAAATTGCGACCAGCATCATGTCTTCCCAAGAAAAGTTAAATACGATCGACAAAGGTAAGGAACATGACGTAAATGTATCAGAAATGAAAGTTGATGATTCTCCGAGCAAAAATTACGATACTACGATTCAGCGTTCTGTTACACCGATTTCATCCAGTTACATTCTTGACGACGATAATCGTGCAGggaaatatcataaaaaaccCGCTCCGAAAGCTCCATTAGATACCgaagcaataataaataatgaagacGAGTCTCAAAACGCTTTGAAGGCTACTTTGGTCATTAAAACTGGAACGTTAAGAACCGTTTCAAATGCGGATACTACGAAAGATATTTTCTTGGCGCATACGACGGacttgaaaaagagaaagaagaaatccAATAGATTACGCGCTAAGGAGAGTTTTTCCAAATTATTAACGATCCCGAAGAACATCTTTCACAACGCTTTCCATAAGGAGCAAAGCGAAACTTCTTCCAAGGAGGATGATTCCAGCTCCACGTTTTCCGAGACCAGCGAATCAGCATCGAGATCGGGTAGTATTGGGTCCCAGGTGTGCGTGGACGCATCCGCAAAATTATCAACTTCGAAACAGGAAATAGATGTGGAAGAGATTTCACTGAAACCAGAGCGTGATAATACTAAAAGTTTCCAAAAAGATGATAATCCTTCTGCTGAAAAGTCTCTTATCGTACCATTGAATGAAACAGATctcaatgaaattaaaactaataagaCTAAAGACGATGTAAGAAATATGGAGAActttgaaaatgataaaaagaatattggaAGTAAATCCAATTTGGAGATTCGTCACAGAGAGATATCACAGTCATTGCCTCACAGTAGCAAATCAGAGATTGTcactgatattaattaa